A genomic stretch from Halococcus saccharolyticus DSM 5350 includes:
- a CDS encoding type IV pilin: protein MNLFDRLSGDDRAVSPVIGVVLMIAVVVILAAVVGAFATGVFGNQNSAPQASFSYDAANTQVVMESGDAIDSGNLYTKVGDSGRSDWGGTDTSGEVTAGSTSDVSVSSDTTVQVIWDDGNGNSAVLGSFDAGGSSGS, encoded by the coding sequence ATGAACCTGTTCGATAGGCTGTCCGGTGATGACCGCGCAGTTAGCCCCGTTATCGGGGTTGTGTTGATGATTGCGGTCGTGGTCATCCTCGCCGCCGTGGTCGGCGCGTTCGCCACCGGCGTTTTCGGGAATCAGAACAGCGCACCACAGGCCAGTTTCAGTTACGACGCAGCGAATACCCAAGTGGTCATGGAAAGTGGTGATGCGATAGATTCAGGCAATCTATACACCAAAGTAGGCGACTCTGGCAGATCGGATTGGGGTGGAACTGATACAAGTGGAGAGGTCACTGCTGGCAGCACTTCGGACGTATCGGTAAGTAGTGATACCACCGTTCAAGTGATATGGGACGACGGCAACGGAAACTCCGCGGTGCTCGGATCATTCGATGCCGGTGGCAGTAGCGGCAGTTAA
- a CDS encoding helix-turn-helix transcriptional regulator produces MTTVYGPNVGGAAIHKVMDLPCSDEGTCPYQLAWDFEPANYDVLVGHYVHANVPSAVENRTIVIDEFAEEAAVTTFHDPEPVVSAFVSRRRGLPFDDWTDFVEHRHERRPEAVRWFVRNYRDKNPDSWDVIDDDGDVHGLAGELVLGLLFAEDLGNGFRTTEKTIPKPTPDGWQRMALRDTSVRRRMSPKVAWNTEKNAVHLLSVPNFDDANGVAALDGTPTKRMWDTAFGVSFDHERVVPPSRMNDYLTDALDIKVHQYGAHDPDKAGTRPYSSGNHLYAETDEKLLHGIGMHFDADPDVITTRAAIREYDEDDRVLHHADEYRNFASVKSSNAFRESTVGAVLGSPHPGDETFKRWGAFMGSAIEGSGKGVDRSYRAVGDEIYHHYVHNQVLQSILRFGRDGQEAHVLVTSMCTPSWVEPEPLKMMTFSGSSSRAVVDCLRDSDGMSQSEIVDETGLSQQAASKALNGLDENGFVAVEDKPGPYSSQYVWN; encoded by the coding sequence GTGACGACTGTCTACGGTCCTAACGTCGGCGGTGCTGCCATCCACAAAGTGATGGACTTGCCATGCAGCGATGAGGGCACTTGCCCCTACCAGCTGGCGTGGGACTTCGAGCCGGCGAACTACGACGTTCTGGTGGGTCATTACGTCCATGCTAACGTTCCGTCCGCCGTCGAGAATCGGACGATCGTCATCGATGAGTTCGCCGAGGAAGCCGCCGTAACCACCTTCCACGATCCCGAACCCGTGGTTTCGGCATTCGTATCACGTCGGCGCGGGCTTCCGTTCGACGACTGGACTGATTTCGTCGAACATCGTCACGAACGAAGACCCGAAGCCGTCCGCTGGTTCGTTCGCAACTACCGCGACAAGAACCCCGACTCATGGGATGTCATCGATGACGATGGTGATGTGCATGGACTGGCCGGCGAGCTTGTGCTGGGACTGTTGTTCGCCGAGGATTTGGGTAACGGCTTCCGAACAACGGAGAAGACGATCCCCAAACCGACACCGGATGGGTGGCAACGAATGGCGCTGCGAGACACGTCCGTCCGGCGACGAATGTCCCCAAAAGTCGCATGGAACACCGAGAAGAACGCCGTCCATCTGCTATCCGTCCCCAACTTCGACGACGCGAACGGAGTGGCCGCGCTTGATGGCACACCCACAAAACGCATGTGGGATACGGCCTTTGGCGTTTCCTTCGACCACGAGCGAGTCGTTCCGCCGTCGAGGATGAACGACTATCTAACCGACGCGCTGGATATCAAAGTCCATCAGTACGGTGCGCACGATCCGGATAAGGCCGGCACGCGACCGTATTCGTCGGGCAATCACCTGTATGCCGAGACTGACGAGAAGCTACTTCATGGGATAGGGATGCACTTCGATGCCGATCCCGATGTCATCACGACGAGAGCAGCAATTCGTGAGTACGACGAAGACGACCGAGTTCTTCATCACGCCGACGAATATCGAAACTTCGCGTCGGTGAAGTCATCGAACGCTTTTCGTGAATCGACTGTCGGAGCTGTCCTTGGTTCCCCACACCCCGGTGACGAGACATTCAAGCGGTGGGGCGCTTTCATGGGATCCGCAATCGAGGGGTCCGGCAAGGGAGTAGATCGTTCCTACCGAGCCGTCGGCGACGAGATATACCACCACTACGTCCACAATCAGGTGCTACAGTCGATTCTGCGGTTTGGACGCGACGGACAGGAGGCGCATGTCCTTGTCACGTCGATGTGTACGCCGTCGTGGGTCGAACCTGAGCCGTTGAAGATGATGACGTTCAGCGGAAGTAGCAGTAGGGCTGTCGTTGATTGCCTTCGTGACAGCGACGGAATGTCGCAGAGTGAAATCGTTGACGAGACCGGACTATCCCAGCAGGCAGCATCGAAGGCGTTGAACGGACTGGATGAGAATGGGTTCGTCGCTGTTGAAGACAAACCCGGCCCATACAGCAGTCAATACGTGTGGAATTAG
- the hpt gene encoding hypoxanthine/guanine phosphoribosyltransferase yields the protein MNQLRDSLLDAPIIEKEGYHYFVHPISDGVPMLEPELLREIVIKIIRKAALEDVDKIVTPAAMGIHISTATSLMTDIPLVVVRKRQYGLEGEVALSQVTGYSENEMFVNDVDSGDRVLLLDDVLSTGGTLRGITGALEEIGAEIVDVVAVIKKEGGGNELDDSPYDVKTLINVDVVDQEVVITDPHGDG from the coding sequence ATGAATCAGCTTCGGGACTCGCTGCTCGACGCGCCGATCATCGAGAAGGAAGGCTATCACTACTTCGTCCATCCGATCAGCGACGGTGTCCCGATGCTCGAACCCGAACTCCTGCGCGAGATCGTCATCAAGATCATCCGGAAGGCCGCGCTCGAAGACGTCGACAAGATCGTGACACCCGCCGCGATGGGGATCCACATCTCGACGGCGACCTCACTGATGACCGACATCCCTCTCGTGGTGGTCCGCAAGCGCCAGTACGGGCTGGAGGGAGAGGTCGCGCTCTCGCAGGTCACGGGCTACTCCGAGAACGAGATGTTCGTCAACGACGTCGATTCGGGCGATCGGGTCCTCCTGCTCGACGACGTCCTCTCCACTGGCGGGACGCTCCGCGGGATCACCGGCGCACTAGAGGAGATCGGCGCGGAGATCGTCGACGTCGTCGCGGTCATCAAGAAGGAAGGCGGTGGGAACGAACTCGACGACAGCCCGTACGACGTGAAGACCCTGATCAACGTCGACGTCGTGGATCAGGAAGTCGTCATCACCGATCCCCACGGCGACGGCTGA
- a CDS encoding SHOCT domain-containing protein: MATTPYERFRRNATGIASTVVTGVWLAAMFTGQSWWLAALLFGYIVVVPVVSMLFGDDEDWEEHADEEEWTDGKRWEDSWTGGGWVSDDSSNDPSSTNSRDALETLRNRYARGELTDEQFERKVERLLDTESLETVEDQYRERERLRE; encoded by the coding sequence ATGGCCACGACGCCATACGAGCGGTTCCGGCGGAACGCCACGGGGATCGCCTCGACGGTGGTGACGGGAGTCTGGCTCGCGGCCATGTTCACCGGTCAGAGCTGGTGGCTCGCAGCGCTGCTGTTCGGCTACATCGTCGTCGTTCCGGTCGTCTCGATGCTGTTCGGCGACGACGAGGACTGGGAGGAACACGCCGACGAGGAAGAATGGACTGATGGCAAACGGTGGGAGGACAGCTGGACCGGTGGTGGCTGGGTATCCGACGACTCGTCCAACGATCCGTCCTCGACCAACAGCCGCGACGCCCTCGAAACCCTCAGAAACCGCTACGCCCGCGGCGAACTCACCGACGAACAGTTCGAGCGGAAAGTCGAACGACTCCTCGACACCGAGTCTCTCGAAACCGTCGAGGACCAGTATCGCGAACGCGAGCGGTTGCGAGAGTAG
- a CDS encoding type IV pilin N-terminal domain-containing protein — MGVVLMIAVVVILAAVVGAFATGVFGNQQTAPQATFTYDSGTITMSGGDTLDGANIYTVVDGTRQDAVGGEITAGTQIATGLSPTESVSVVYDDGEGNSATLFSTDVSGGSTS, encoded by the coding sequence ATTGGCGTCGTCTTGATGATCGCGGTCGTGGTCATCCTCGCCGCCGTGGTCGGCGCGTTCGCCACTGGCGTTTTCGGTAATCAACAAACCGCACCACAAGCCACCTTCACCTATGATAGTGGTACGATAACGATGAGTGGAGGAGACACGCTGGACGGCGCAAATATCTATACTGTCGTGGACGGCACTCGACAGGACGCTGTGGGCGGTGAAATCACGGCTGGTACTCAGATCGCGACAGGTCTGAGTCCAACCGAATCTGTGAGCGTCGTTTATGATGATGGGGAAGGTAACTCAGCAACGCTCTTCAGTACCGATGTGAGTGGCGGCAGTACCAGCTAA
- a CDS encoding restriction endonuclease yields MATTRESGQVLSQLQSMDSYDFEHLVADLWEQQGWDTEVSQASSDAGIDVIATKENPYPQKKLIQAKRYGPNTTVGSPDMQQYYSLKEQEDNVDSVVIVTSNEFTYDAEERAQELNVKTVNGDEMVELIDRLNSYDLLDQYDTSDVISGTASPTVNEAQSEDKSTDEGFWAGISNDSYYRFIQLGTAVWTFGFILGIAGYSGSGGTLDGIFGLVSIITWVVMPPGLYYEAQRVAGETDWTPYKTLYAATAVIPFLNALIGGIYLYRRKNAYERARPQGIEESGSFSVESADDSRESITERSE; encoded by the coding sequence ATGGCAACGACGAGAGAATCCGGGCAGGTCTTGTCGCAGCTACAGTCGATGGACAGCTACGACTTTGAGCATCTGGTGGCCGATCTATGGGAACAGCAGGGATGGGATACTGAGGTGTCACAGGCGAGTTCAGACGCCGGTATCGATGTGATTGCGACGAAGGAAAACCCGTATCCACAGAAGAAGCTGATACAAGCGAAACGCTACGGTCCCAATACGACCGTTGGCAGCCCTGACATGCAGCAATATTATTCGTTGAAAGAGCAGGAAGACAACGTCGATTCCGTCGTCATTGTAACATCCAACGAGTTCACCTACGACGCCGAGGAACGCGCCCAAGAACTGAACGTTAAAACCGTCAACGGCGACGAAATGGTCGAACTGATTGACCGACTCAATAGCTACGATCTGCTGGACCAATACGATACATCCGATGTGATATCTGGTACTGCATCCCCCACTGTCAACGAGGCTCAATCCGAAGATAAATCAACAGATGAGGGGTTCTGGGCCGGCATTTCCAATGATTCGTACTATCGTTTCATCCAACTTGGAACAGCAGTATGGACTTTTGGTTTCATACTGGGAATAGCAGGATATTCTGGTAGTGGCGGGACGCTGGACGGTATATTCGGGCTTGTATCCATCATCACGTGGGTCGTGATGCCACCCGGCCTATACTACGAGGCGCAACGAGTAGCGGGAGAAACTGACTGGACACCATACAAGACGCTTTATGCCGCTACTGCCGTCATACCGTTTCTAAACGCCCTTATTGGCGGAATCTACTTGTATCGTCGAAAGAATGCCTATGAACGGGCACGGCCCCAAGGAATCGAGGAATCCGGTAGCTTCAGTGTCGAATCGGCAGACGATTCGCGCGAATCCATCACGGAACGATCCGAGTAG
- a CDS encoding ABC transporter ATP-binding protein, with the protein MTTDTPLLSIENLTTTFDTDAGLLTAVDGVSFDVGRGETVCIVGESGSGKTVASESITRLIPSPPGSVDGTIRFEGRDIASMSESELREIRGQNIAHIFQNPQDALNHCYTVGWQITEAVQVHEDVAKEAARERAVDLLNRVGVANAAARLDDYPHEFSGGQKQRVMIAMALVTNPDLLIADEPTTALDVTVQAQILRLLDDLQDEFGMSVLFVTHDLGVVAEIADRVVVMYAGKVMERGDVYEIFESPSHPYTRALMDCLPGGDRAAGGIEGTLPNPTDPPDGCRFAPRCEYAVDECTRGDQPEEAELSASHSVSCVYYYGGRDASVITGEDDDGDWSSSPGGLADD; encoded by the coding sequence ATGACAACGGACACACCACTCCTCTCGATCGAGAACCTCACCACGACCTTCGACACCGACGCCGGACTCCTCACCGCCGTCGACGGCGTCAGCTTCGACGTCGGCCGCGGCGAGACGGTCTGTATCGTCGGCGAGAGCGGTTCGGGAAAGACCGTCGCGAGCGAGTCGATCACGCGCCTGATCCCGTCGCCACCCGGTTCGGTCGACGGCACGATCCGGTTCGAGGGCCGCGACATCGCGTCGATGAGCGAGTCCGAACTCCGGGAGATCCGGGGCCAGAACATCGCCCACATCTTCCAGAACCCGCAGGACGCACTGAACCACTGTTACACCGTTGGCTGGCAGATCACCGAGGCGGTGCAGGTCCACGAGGACGTCGCCAAAGAGGCGGCCCGCGAGCGCGCCGTCGATCTGCTCAACCGGGTCGGCGTCGCCAACGCAGCTGCCCGGCTCGACGATTACCCCCACGAGTTCTCGGGCGGCCAGAAACAGCGCGTCATGATCGCGATGGCGCTCGTCACGAACCCCGACCTCCTCATCGCCGACGAGCCCACGACGGCGCTCGACGTGACCGTGCAGGCCCAGATCCTCCGGTTACTCGACGATCTCCAGGACGAGTTCGGGATGAGCGTGCTCTTCGTCACCCACGATCTCGGCGTCGTGGCCGAGATCGCGGACCGGGTCGTCGTGATGTATGCGGGGAAAGTGATGGAGCGCGGTGACGTCTACGAGATCTTCGAGTCGCCCTCGCATCCGTACACTCGCGCGCTGATGGACTGTCTCCCCGGTGGGGACCGCGCCGCAGGGGGGATCGAGGGCACGCTCCCGAATCCGACCGACCCGCCCGATGGCTGTCGGTTCGCACCCCGGTGTGAATACGCCGTCGACGAGTGTACACGGGGCGACCAGCCCGAGGAGGCAGAGCTTTCGGCGAGCCACAGCGTCTCGTGTGTGTACTACTACGGCGGGCGCGACGCGTCGGTGATCACGGGCGAGGACGATGATGGCGATTGGTCGAGTTCGCCGGGAGGGCTGGCGGATGACTGA
- a CDS encoding tyrosine-type recombinase/integrase, protein MAATTTRTPIGNEHIDEFLDDVHGLKSDGTYQTRHSDLKNFYGWMQDNGHDDVTELSARDIRKYLIWNDRQGYAPATIQSRYMSVTMLFKELSGIYDVIDEDDNPMENLDYMSVSGLMEGTKKTDDDPDNVVFVTPEEVNMMCEDAPNPQHRNQLILRILFQTGVRVQECRDMKLEHVDRDERSIQIHSQKTDDWRTVWWQPGKVDTLMAMWVDHLRDTHSPAAESDHLFLTNRSEKLGKSRIQEMVRDTAKRAGIQSVLYTDPAGKDHHRITPHAFRHGHCVNAVRNDIDIAFVREHVGHESIETTKRYLQFKEEEIRDAYHRFDTA, encoded by the coding sequence ATGGCAGCCACCACCACCCGGACCCCCATCGGGAACGAGCACATCGATGAGTTTCTTGACGACGTTCACGGGCTGAAATCCGATGGGACCTACCAGACCCGGCATTCCGATCTGAAGAACTTCTACGGTTGGATGCAGGACAACGGCCACGACGACGTTACGGAGCTGTCGGCACGCGACATCCGGAAGTATCTGATTTGGAACGACCGGCAGGGATACGCACCTGCCACCATCCAGTCGCGCTATATGTCGGTCACGATGCTATTCAAAGAACTATCTGGTATCTACGACGTGATCGACGAAGACGACAACCCGATGGAAAATCTGGATTACATGTCGGTTTCGGGGCTGATGGAAGGCACAAAAAAGACCGACGACGACCCGGACAACGTTGTCTTCGTCACCCCCGAGGAGGTCAACATGATGTGCGAGGATGCACCAAATCCCCAACATCGAAACCAGCTAATCCTGCGCATTCTGTTTCAGACCGGTGTTCGTGTTCAAGAATGTCGAGACATGAAGCTTGAACACGTCGACCGGGACGAGCGGTCCATCCAGATTCACAGCCAGAAGACCGACGACTGGCGCACCGTGTGGTGGCAGCCCGGCAAGGTAGACACCCTGATGGCTATGTGGGTCGACCATCTTCGGGACACCCATTCCCCGGCTGCTGAGTCAGACCACCTGTTTCTAACAAACCGGTCCGAGAAATTGGGGAAGTCCCGAATCCAAGAGATGGTGCGCGACACCGCGAAGCGAGCAGGGATCCAGTCCGTACTATACACCGACCCGGCCGGAAAAGACCACCATCGGATTACGCCCCATGCGTTCCGACACGGCCACTGTGTGAACGCGGTGCGCAACGACATTGATATTGCCTTCGTTCGGGAGCACGTCGGGCATGAGTCCATCGAGACAACCAAACGCTATCTTCAGTTCAAAGAGGAGGAAATCCGGGACGCCTACCACCGGTTCGACACCGCGTAG
- a CDS encoding ABC transporter ATP-binding protein, which produces MTDRPLLSVRNLKKHYPIKEGVLSRQVGAARAVDGISFDIAQGETLGLVGESGCGKSTAASSIIRLEEPTSGEVLFHGDGYDDTRTSGDGTTTNDVTEFDDRQLKAFRRDAQMIFQDPSSSFDPRQTIGASIAELLEVHGMTDKQRRRAIVENLLGDVGLSASDYDRYPHEFSGGQKQRIALARALVLNPDLVIADEPVSALDVSIRAEILSLVNDLQEKYGLSVLFISHDLSVIRDVCDRVAVMYLGEIVEIAPTEEVFADPQHPYTEALLSAIPTPDPRNTREDIELKGKVPSPTDPPDGCRFHTRCHRVIQPDEYDLEQSHWRALLTFRDRVVEGSVDVAKTRRALDTDGDGEDTVSDAELKHELRTEFDLPETLSDRSAEDTLAEALDRLVADDHDRAAELLSTFTTPCEESKPELTDRGTNHQASCFLTENEAPLQDAADLRAD; this is translated from the coding sequence ATGACTGACCGTCCGCTGCTCTCGGTCCGCAACCTGAAGAAACACTACCCGATCAAAGAAGGGGTCCTCTCGCGGCAGGTCGGGGCCGCCCGCGCCGTCGACGGGATCAGCTTCGACATCGCGCAGGGCGAGACCCTCGGATTAGTCGGCGAGTCCGGCTGTGGGAAATCGACCGCCGCGTCGTCGATCATCCGACTGGAGGAGCCGACCAGCGGCGAGGTGCTGTTCCACGGTGACGGGTACGACGACACCCGGACCTCCGGGGACGGAACCACGACGAACGACGTGACGGAGTTCGACGATAGGCAACTCAAGGCGTTCCGTCGGGACGCCCAGATGATCTTCCAGGACCCTTCTTCGAGTTTCGATCCGCGACAGACCATCGGAGCGTCGATCGCCGAACTCCTCGAAGTCCACGGGATGACCGACAAACAGCGCCGTCGGGCGATCGTCGAGAACCTGCTCGGAGACGTGGGGCTCTCGGCGAGCGACTACGATCGCTACCCTCACGAGTTCTCGGGCGGCCAGAAACAGCGCATCGCGCTCGCCCGGGCGCTGGTGCTCAACCCCGACCTCGTGATCGCCGACGAGCCGGTGAGCGCGCTCGACGTCTCCATTCGGGCGGAGATCCTCTCGCTGGTCAACGACCTTCAGGAGAAGTACGGTCTCTCGGTGCTGTTCATCAGCCACGACCTCTCGGTCATTCGGGACGTCTGTGATCGGGTTGCGGTGATGTATCTCGGCGAAATCGTCGAGATCGCACCGACCGAGGAGGTCTTCGCGGATCCACAACACCCCTACACCGAGGCGTTGCTCTCGGCGATCCCGACGCCGGACCCCCGGAACACCCGAGAGGACATCGAACTGAAGGGGAAGGTGCCGAGTCCGACCGATCCGCCCGACGGCTGTCGGTTCCACACGCGGTGTCACCGGGTGATCCAGCCTGACGAGTACGATCTCGAACAGTCACACTGGCGGGCGCTGCTGACGTTTCGCGATCGTGTCGTCGAGGGTAGTGTCGACGTCGCGAAGACGCGACGCGCGCTCGACACCGACGGCGACGGCGAGGATACGGTCTCCGACGCGGAGCTCAAACACGAACTCCGGACGGAGTTCGACCTCCCCGAGACGCTCTCGGATCGATCCGCCGAGGACACGCTCGCCGAGGCGCTCGATCGACTCGTCGCGGACGACCACGATCGGGCGGCCGAGCTGCTCTCGACGTTCACCACGCCCTGTGAGGAATCGAAACCCGAACTCACCGACCGTGGGACGAATCACCAGGCATCGTGTTTCCTCACCGAGAACGAGGCACCGCTGCAGGACGCCGCAGATCTCCGGGCCGACTGA
- a CDS encoding ABC transporter permease, with amino-acid sequence MATDEPSPRFDSVDWNEVAGGSGRAFSTNFKGVTAVLGVIFALIAYDVFVVPGDVPTFAAVGWNYDVTGLDWLFAISIVLFGFYGVLPLYQNARMTRYYWKEFRKNRPAVLSLVFLGFVFVGGVLGPLFISAPEVQLFTKYQPPVGFEISRQYVINCAGPIVDGACQGTWQYPLGTTQNGRDIFAMIVYGMQITMKIAFIATLMVLTIGTAVGTTAAYMGGLVDEVLMRYVDIQQSFPTLILYLLILYIFGGSLTLFILLFGLFAWEGTARYVRSNALAKSEEEYIKAVQLSGASTYQVIRRHIIPNTASSWITDLTLLIPAFLLFEAQLAFLGLGDSTVPSWGQLIASGRADLSFAPWITLMPGFVLFFTILAFNFLGDAVLDAIDPETQAEAER; translated from the coding sequence ATGGCTACTGACGAACCATCACCACGATTCGACTCGGTGGATTGGAACGAAGTCGCCGGCGGGAGCGGCCGCGCGTTCTCGACGAACTTCAAGGGCGTGACCGCCGTCCTCGGCGTGATCTTCGCGCTGATCGCCTACGACGTGTTCGTCGTGCCGGGCGACGTTCCGACGTTCGCAGCGGTCGGCTGGAACTACGACGTCACCGGCCTCGACTGGCTGTTCGCCATCTCGATCGTCCTGTTCGGGTTCTACGGCGTGTTGCCGCTGTACCAGAACGCCCGGATGACGCGGTACTACTGGAAGGAGTTCCGGAAGAACCGTCCTGCCGTACTCAGCCTCGTCTTCCTGGGTTTCGTCTTCGTCGGCGGGGTTCTCGGTCCGCTGTTCATTTCGGCTCCGGAGGTCCAACTGTTCACGAAGTATCAGCCACCGGTCGGCTTCGAGATCAGCCGGCAGTACGTCATCAACTGCGCCGGCCCGATCGTCGACGGTGCGTGTCAGGGAACGTGGCAGTACCCGCTGGGAACCACCCAAAACGGTCGGGACATCTTCGCGATGATCGTCTACGGGATGCAGATCACGATGAAGATCGCGTTCATCGCGACGCTGATGGTCCTGACCATCGGCACCGCGGTCGGGACTACCGCCGCGTACATGGGCGGCCTCGTCGACGAGGTGTTGATGCGATACGTCGACATCCAGCAGTCGTTCCCGACACTCATCCTCTACTTGCTCATCCTCTACATCTTTGGCGGGAGTTTGACCCTCTTCATCCTCCTGTTCGGGCTGTTCGCGTGGGAAGGAACGGCGCGGTACGTGCGAAGCAACGCGCTCGCAAAGAGCGAGGAGGAGTACATCAAGGCGGTCCAGCTCAGCGGCGCGAGCACCTATCAGGTCATCCGCCGCCACATCATCCCGAACACCGCGAGTAGCTGGATCACGGACCTCACGCTACTGATTCCCGCGTTCTTGCTGTTCGAGGCGCAGCTCGCCTTCCTCGGACTCGGCGATTCGACGGTCCCCTCGTGGGGACAGCTGATCGCCTCCGGACGCGCCGACCTCTCCTTTGCCCCGTGGATCACGCTGATGCCCGGGTTCGTGCTGTTCTTCACCATTCTTGCGTTCAACTTCCTCGGTGACGCCGTGCTCGACGCGATCGATCCCGAAACCCAGGCGGAGGCAGAACGATGA